One segment of Cetobacterium sp. NK01 DNA contains the following:
- a CDS encoding ExbD/TolR family protein, whose translation MFKSKGFMNYQRKQLTPDLTPLIDVVFLLLIFFMVATTFDDMKGMKIDLPKSEVSEIIESVDKISILVASNGELKIKIDKQKESSIADIRKDELQEKIKNTIILMENKRVAILADRGIDYGDVVDIMSDIKLAGAQAIDIETKGK comes from the coding sequence ATGTTTAAATCAAAAGGGTTTATGAATTATCAAAGAAAACAATTAACACCAGATTTAACTCCATTGATAGATGTAGTGTTTTTACTTTTGATATTTTTTATGGTTGCTACAACATTTGATGATATGAAGGGTATGAAAATAGATTTACCTAAATCAGAGGTTTCTGAAATAATAGAATCTGTTGATAAAATTTCAATTTTAGTTGCAAGTAATGGAGAGCTAAAAATAAAAATAGACAAACAAAAAGAGAGTTCTATAGCAGACATAAGAAAAGATGAATTACAAGAAAAAATAAAAAATACAATTATACTGATGGAAAATAAGAGAGTGGCAATATTAGCTGATAGAGGAATCGACTATGGAGATGTTGTAGATATAATGTCAGATATAAAGTTGGCAGGAGCACAAGCGATAGATATAGAAACTAAAGGGAAGTGA
- a CDS encoding MotA/TolQ/ExbB proton channel family protein: MIDIIKAGGPLMAVIIFLSVAGLSVILERGYYFFKNEKDNGELLINHLEKFIKNNERERAIKACDCFKNTSAKVMKAILIEYNGGKMNCCTYDYLEEKARECALREMPKLEKNMWILALAANVTPLAGLLGTVTGMIGAFTAMSKHGAGDPTVLAFGISQALITTASGLIVAIPALIFYNFYQKKIEKALVDMEKNVVEFINILRKM; this comes from the coding sequence ATGATAGATATAATCAAAGCAGGAGGACCATTAATGGCTGTAATAATATTTTTATCAGTAGCAGGTCTTAGCGTAATATTGGAAAGAGGGTATTACTTCTTTAAAAATGAGAAAGATAATGGAGAACTTTTAATAAATCATTTAGAAAAATTCATTAAAAATAATGAAAGAGAAAGAGCTATAAAAGCATGTGATTGTTTTAAAAATACATCAGCTAAAGTTATGAAAGCAATTTTAATAGAATATAATGGTGGAAAAATGAATTGTTGTACTTATGATTATTTAGAGGAGAAAGCAAGAGAGTGTGCTCTAAGAGAGATGCCAAAATTAGAAAAAAATATGTGGATCTTAGCTTTAGCAGCTAATGTAACTCCACTAGCAGGGTTATTAGGAACTGTAACTGGGATGATTGGAGCTTTTACAGCTATGTCAAAACATGGAGCGGGAGATCCAACAGTTCTAGCTTTTGGAATTTCTCAAGCATTAATTACAACAGCATCAGGTTTAATTGTAGCTATACCTGCTTTAATATTTTATAACTTCTACCAAAAAAAGATTGAAAAAGCATTGGTTGATATGGAAAAAAATGTAGTTGAATTTATAAATATTTTAAGAAAGATGTAG
- a CDS encoding energy transducer TonB gives MKFFIFSIVLHIFIFIFGFSLDSNKSFEINNVGNDFSTPSISVNFNSMQITSQPQPAESSDEILKEVLEEKIDKPKIEEQKREVIKKENKKISKPKKVLEKKKNELTKKSQQLENTNTPTNTNTDLIELSQGVFAAKNQGVQGLKYSFISQPDPEYPLAAKRISYTKEVSIKVRFLVGLNGEIEDIKFYNDKDNLGFQKEVEKTLNKWKLTPVTLNSKPIKLYFYKEFKFNQK, from the coding sequence ATGAAGTTTTTTATTTTTTCAATAGTTTTACATATATTTATATTTATTTTTGGTTTTTCTTTAGATTCAAACAAAAGTTTTGAAATTAATAATGTTGGAAATGATTTTAGTACTCCATCTATCTCTGTTAATTTCAATTCAATGCAAATAACTTCACAACCGCAACCAGCTGAATCATCAGATGAAATTCTAAAAGAGGTTTTAGAAGAAAAAATAGATAAACCTAAAATTGAGGAACAAAAAAGAGAAGTTATAAAAAAAGAGAATAAAAAAATTTCTAAACCTAAAAAAGTTTTAGAAAAAAAGAAAAATGAACTCACTAAAAAATCTCAACAATTAGAAAATACAAATACACCTACAAACACTAATACTGATTTAATTGAACTCTCACAAGGTGTGTTTGCTGCCAAAAATCAAGGGGTTCAAGGACTTAAATATTCTTTTATTTCTCAACCTGATCCAGAATATCCTTTAGCTGCCAAAAGAATATCATACACTAAAGAGGTTTCTATTAAAGTTAGATTTCTTGTGGGATTAAATGGTGAAATTGAAGATATTAAATTTTACAATGATAAAGATAATTTAGGTTTCCAAAAAGAAGTCGAAAAAACTTTAAACAAGTGGAAATTGACTCCTGTAACTTTAAATAGCAAACCAATAAAACTATACTTTTATAAAGAATTCAAATTTAATCAAAAATAA